In one Mycoplasmopsis canis PG 14 genomic region, the following are encoded:
- the nusG gene encoding transcription termination/antitermination protein NusG, whose product MTKLIRWYMISTIRGKEDQVLESLNNRIQAENMLHDFDLNANDGSAFKIFKKPTLSQKEFQKKNEGLEYKVKYVNLYPGYIFAKMHMSDEAWFLIRNTQYVTGLIGSSGKGAKPTPLSSLEIKKMKQQEEEFQRSFDAGENVFGYSVGDVVEIIDGIYIGKDGEILSINSKENTVTLKSEGYGKQIEIIVSMEIIRRIEE is encoded by the coding sequence ATGACAAAATTAATTAGATGATATATGATTTCAACCATTAGAGGTAAAGAAGATCAAGTTCTTGAATCTTTAAACAACCGTATTCAAGCAGAAAATATGTTGCATGATTTTGATTTAAATGCAAATGATGGTTCAGCTTTTAAAATTTTTAAAAAACCAACATTATCTCAAAAAGAATTTCAAAAGAAAAATGAAGGATTGGAATATAAAGTAAAATACGTTAACCTTTACCCAGGGTATATATTTGCTAAAATGCACATGTCAGATGAGGCATGATTCTTGATACGTAACACACAATATGTTACTGGACTTATCGGGTCATCAGGAAAAGGGGCAAAACCTACTCCTTTAAGTAGTTTAGAAATTAAAAAGATGAAACAACAAGAAGAAGAATTCCAACGTTCATTCGATGCTGGGGAAAATGTTTTTGGTTACTCAGTTGGTGATGTTGTTGAAATTATTGATGGAATTTACATTGGAAAAGACGGAGAAATTCTTTCAATTAATAGCAAGGAAAATACTGTAACTTTAAAGAGTGAAGGTTATGGTAAACAAATTGAAATTATTGTTTCAATGGAAATTATTAGAAGAATAGAAGAATAA
- a CDS encoding FMN-dependent NADH-azoreductase produces MKKILFLDGSLNNSEISYTTATMNYLETLFDKNEYSVERVNLNESKFADYSLSAKTSGDFWTNVESDKWINKLKETDLLVISMSMVNYGPTAVVKNFMDGVAVANKTFSYKYSTTQDAVGFLTNLNVLVVASQGANFGTYPWGDHIKWLKGTFKFLGAKTTQSFDILGTKVSEISKQTASEFVESKKSELNELISEIKSSL; encoded by the coding sequence ATGAAAAAAATACTATTTTTAGATGGTTCACTAAATAATTCAGAAATTTCTTATACTACAGCTACAATGAATTACCTTGAAACATTATTTGATAAAAACGAATATTCAGTAGAAAGAGTAAATTTAAATGAATCAAAATTCGCTGATTACAGTTTAAGTGCTAAAACAAGCGGTGATTTTTGAACAAATGTTGAAAGTGATAAATGAATTAATAAACTAAAAGAAACAGATTTATTAGTTATTTCTATGTCAATGGTTAATTACGGGCCAACAGCCGTTGTTAAAAACTTCATGGATGGGGTTGCGGTAGCAAATAAAACATTCTCATACAAATATTCAACAACACAAGATGCGGTAGGTTTCTTAACAAATTTAAATGTTTTAGTAGTTGCATCACAAGGAGCTAATTTCGGTACATATCCATGAGGTGATCATATTAAATGATTAAAAGGAACATTTAAATTCTTAGGGGCTAAAACAACTCAAAGCTTTGATATTCTAGGTACAAAAGTTTCTGAAATTTCAAAACAAACTGCTTCAGAATTTGTAGAATCAAAAAAATCTGAATTAAACGAATTAATAAGTGAAATTAAATCATCATTATAA
- a CDS encoding GIY-YIG nuclease family protein, translating to MHNQNEILALKIETVANKPGIYLWKNKENKVIYIGKAKNLKKRMKQYFAGSINSYKTSKMVLEITDFDIVYTLSERDALHLEEKMIKEYMPPYNIKLINTQKSPYIKVSINKKNLIQFSFSEKVSKKESINEFYYGPLFYNDAHKNFIDVLKSFYTYKNGLLITEQTYQEALNIFSEIKEIFKYKNNDFINKLYEQEVNFALKTDFKNAEKYQKAQEFLRKTKEPQVTDIQKYFLVDYIYVKQFKELVYIAIKTYNYGIVTNVILKSFKWNGLLNEFIEQFLESYYQGKIIPKQIYINQEISELELEFSDELNKIISFPKIGTNALIINNLELNINEKYKSLNIEKGYEIFDELSKTLNIKNLRNIYIFDNSFEKKKDGVGVVLEINSLNYKKPILYKWTLEKEISNFDKEDDLKYMYFNIHKFLKLHEKKINEQDLFIADGSVNQIKEIYEGLKNYGFNNKVIGLVKNEFHKTQKVIDINNNSITFSDMVFKFFENIQHDVDKNAKKYLNKTRNNKLMKSELLNIQGLGEKTEIKLLNHFNDIQNIKNASLEELFRVVNKDLATKIHNYFNAISTKK from the coding sequence ATGCATAATCAAAACGAAATACTAGCATTAAAAATTGAAACTGTTGCGAATAAACCTGGTATTTATTTATGAAAAAATAAAGAAAATAAGGTTATTTATATCGGGAAAGCAAAAAATCTTAAAAAAAGAATGAAGCAATATTTTGCAGGGAGTATAAACTCCTATAAAACATCAAAAATGGTATTAGAAATTACTGATTTTGATATTGTTTATACTTTAAGTGAAAGAGATGCATTACATCTTGAAGAAAAAATGATTAAAGAGTATATGCCGCCTTATAACATAAAACTTATTAATACCCAAAAAAGTCCATATATAAAGGTTTCAATAAATAAAAAGAACTTAATACAATTCAGTTTTAGTGAAAAAGTTAGTAAAAAAGAAAGTATAAACGAGTTTTATTACGGTCCTTTATTCTATAATGACGCTCATAAAAACTTTATAGATGTATTAAAAAGTTTTTATACATATAAAAATGGTTTGTTAATAACAGAACAAACTTACCAAGAAGCATTAAATATCTTTAGTGAAATTAAAGAAATTTTTAAATATAAAAATAACGACTTTATAAATAAATTATATGAACAAGAAGTCAATTTTGCTCTTAAAACTGACTTCAAGAACGCGGAAAAATATCAAAAAGCTCAAGAATTTCTTAGAAAAACTAAAGAACCTCAAGTTACCGATATTCAAAAATATTTTTTAGTTGATTATATATATGTAAAACAATTCAAAGAATTGGTTTACATAGCAATCAAAACATATAACTATGGAATAGTAACTAATGTTATTCTAAAAAGTTTTAAATGAAATGGTTTACTTAATGAATTTATTGAACAATTTTTAGAATCATATTATCAAGGAAAAATAATTCCTAAACAAATATATATAAATCAAGAGATATCTGAATTAGAACTCGAATTTAGTGATGAATTAAATAAAATAATTTCATTCCCTAAAATTGGAACTAATGCACTTATTATTAATAATCTAGAATTAAATATAAATGAAAAGTATAAATCACTAAACATAGAAAAAGGTTATGAAATATTTGATGAATTATCAAAAACATTAAATATTAAAAACCTAAGAAATATTTATATTTTTGATAATTCTTTTGAAAAGAAGAAAGATGGTGTTGGTGTTGTTTTAGAAATTAATTCATTAAACTATAAAAAACCAATTTTATATAAATGGACTCTGGAAAAAGAAATTTCTAATTTTGATAAAGAAGATGATTTAAAATATATGTATTTTAATATTCATAAATTTTTAAAACTACATGAGAAAAAAATTAATGAACAAGATTTATTTATTGCTGATGGTTCAGTTAACCAAATTAAAGAAATTTACGAAGGTCTAAAAAATTATGGATTTAACAACAAAGTTATTGGTTTAGTTAAAAATGAATTTCATAAAACGCAAAAAGTTATTGATATCAATAATAACTCAATAACTTTTAGTGATATGGTTTTTAAATTCTTTGAAAATATCCAACATGATGTTGATAAAAATGCTAAAAAGTATTTAAATAAAACTAGAAATAATAAGCTTATGAAATCAGAATTACTTAATATACAAGGACTTGGTGAGAAAACCGAAATAAAACTTCTTAATCATTTTAATGACATCCAAAATATAAAAAACGCTTCTCTTGAAGAGCTTTTCAGGGTAGTTAATAAAGATTTAGCAACTAAAATACATAACTATTTTAATGCAATAAGCACAAAAAAATAA
- the secE gene encoding preprotein translocase subunit SecE has translation MENNLEAKNNQIKLGKEKRPKKYWLRKVVKEIKRVRWPDFKTNKRNFLMTILFAFLFTVFVSLVTYGFTQLWTVLGLS, from the coding sequence ATGGAAAATAATTTAGAAGCCAAAAATAACCAAATTAAACTTGGAAAAGAAAAAAGACCCAAGAAATATTGATTAAGAAAAGTTGTCAAAGAAATAAAAAGAGTTCGTTGACCTGACTTTAAAACTAATAAAAGAAACTTTTTAATGACTATTTTATTTGCATTTTTATTTACTGTATTTGTATCATTAGTAACCTACGGTTTCACACAACTCTGAACAGTATTAGGATTAAGTTAA
- a CDS encoding GIY-YIG nuclease family protein, translated as MIQFKKFFKELKEPENTKVKFNMNAGDDNLKAWNFLRNGEDDPDWIKMNAWKKVQANNNLNKAKYLLAFAQYYPYGPDFYIFGGMYKVEKIEPEVFNGVGYKLKLLPKFKDYSRRLIIKLNKPIGRDIYNKPFKKVQEDFDPIIYELLPETRLESFPGYNNVSLSHSDLKSVIDQPEWKEALSNVKGIYCITDRATGKLYIGSAYGQEGIFQRWKSYSDSNNLTGGNKTFEEIKNKNKDYIKENFLYSILEIFDVKTKTEEIIRREEFWKKVFQTVKHGMNN; from the coding sequence ATGATTCAATTTAAAAAATTCTTTAAAGAATTAAAAGAGCCGGAAAATACCAAGGTAAAATTCAATATGAACGCAGGCGATGACAATTTAAAAGCTTGAAATTTTTTGCGTAATGGGGAAGATGACCCTGATTGGATAAAAATGAATGCTTGAAAAAAAGTGCAAGCAAATAATAACTTGAATAAAGCAAAATATTTGTTGGCGTTTGCACAATATTATCCTTATGGTCCTGACTTTTATATTTTTGGTGGTATGTATAAGGTTGAAAAGATAGAACCAGAAGTATTTAATGGCGTAGGTTATAAATTAAAATTATTGCCAAAATTTAAAGATTATAGTAGAAGATTAATAATAAAATTGAATAAACCAATTGGTAGAGACATATATAATAAACCGTTCAAAAAAGTTCAAGAAGACTTTGACCCAATAATCTATGAATTATTGCCTGAAACAAGATTGGAATCATTTCCTGGTTATAATAATGTTTCGCTTTCTCATAGTGATCTAAAATCTGTTATTGATCAACCAGAGTGAAAAGAAGCATTGTCAAATGTTAAAGGGATCTATTGCATTACCGATAGAGCTACAGGAAAGTTATATATCGGATCTGCGTACGGGCAAGAAGGTATATTTCAAAGATGAAAATCATATAGTGATTCTAATAATTTAACTGGTGGTAATAAAACTTTTGAAGAAATAAAAAACAAAAATAAAGACTATATTAAGGAAAATTTCTTATATTCTATATTAGAAATTTTTGATGTTAAGACAAAAACAGAAGAAATTATTCGTAGAGAAGAATTTTGAAAAAAGGTATTTCAAACAGTTAAACATGGAATGAATAATTAA
- a CDS encoding HsdR family type I site-specific deoxyribonuclease, with protein MSYKNNTEKTRVQLPAMIHLLRLGYTYLSISNNSKNNINIDKETNIEVNIFKNQFEKLNPNSDLTTEKILRDIKWSLNNDDLGRDFYNNLISQNIKLVDFENINNNVFHFAAELEYSHDNESFRPDITIFINGLPLAFIEVKIPNNKDGQLAEEKRMNDLRISNKKFKRFFNLTQLMIFSNNMEYSDNGSKSSGSFYCTGANKKVFFNRFIEEPIKNDPNYFYNNFVYNDIPVDIEKSILSDFNSKNILNTSEYETNKSYLTNTNKILTSLCSKERILFFIKYGIAYLNSEREEDGKKITINQKHIARYQQLFACLAVKEKLDKGIKSGIIWHTQGSGKTALSYYLVKFLTNYFSKKNKVAKFYFIVDRIDLLEQAKQEFETRGLSVKTAENKKELLEQFSNYNASEGNAGRTEIVVVNIQRFSEHDKDIKLPPYSTNLQRVLIIDEAHRSYNIKGSFLANLINIDKDSIKIALTGTPLLKDEWTSMQIFGDYIHTYYYDKSINDGYTLKIIREDIDTYYKNNLKEISKESSLYVQKNEFKKSFLKENDNYVNELLRYIIKDFYRFRKVNNDNTLGAMIICDSSGQAKKINDKFDEIQKEISNEIDEEVNFKKGLILHDVDDKETRKKVVADFKKNFKIDILIVYNMLLTGFDAPRLKRLYFGRKLKAHNLLQAITRVNRPYKDMKYGYVIDFVDIKENFDETNEKYLNELKRFNTGLSDEYSNKFQNIFLSKEEIQEKVKRAENAIFPIYHGNLEEFNNSIYRKDKKELLEIKDILEDAKGCYNIARSFFDSSFRNEFKNLEIEEISQMISLLYKRISFINFQETENKGQEIKLITNEILSNIKFNFVLASKEEMKIISNELNDKIQEIERSLSNQVDKNEPTFISLQELIFSKLNEYKYKEINSVHEYEKILKDISALNEKLNDVQKKEENLLKCRITCILSLFLNI; from the coding sequence ATGTCTTATAAAAATAACACAGAAAAAACAAGAGTACAACTGCCTGCAATGATTCATCTTTTAAGATTGGGGTATACATATTTATCGATTTCAAACAATTCTAAGAATAATATTAACATTGATAAAGAAACAAATATTGAAGTTAACATTTTCAAAAATCAATTCGAAAAATTAAACCCTAATTCAGACTTAACTACTGAAAAAATATTAAGAGATATAAAATGAAGTTTGAACAATGATGATTTAGGTAGAGATTTTTATAATAATCTTATTTCTCAAAATATTAAATTAGTTGATTTTGAAAACATAAATAATAATGTTTTTCATTTCGCAGCAGAACTCGAGTATTCTCATGATAATGAATCATTTAGGCCAGATATAACTATTTTTATTAATGGGTTACCTCTAGCGTTTATTGAGGTAAAAATTCCTAACAATAAAGATGGACAATTAGCAGAAGAAAAGAGAATGAATGACTTAAGGATTTCGAATAAGAAATTTAAAAGATTCTTTAATCTCACTCAATTAATGATATTTTCTAATAATATGGAATATTCGGATAATGGCAGCAAATCTTCTGGTTCTTTTTACTGCACAGGAGCTAACAAAAAAGTGTTTTTTAATAGATTTATAGAAGAGCCAATTAAAAACGATCCCAATTATTTTTATAATAATTTTGTATATAACGATATTCCGGTTGATATTGAAAAATCAATTCTTTCAGATTTTAATTCTAAAAATATTTTAAATACAAGTGAATACGAAACTAATAAAAGTTATTTAACAAATACAAATAAAATATTAACTTCATTATGTAGTAAGGAAAGAATTTTATTTTTTATTAAATACGGAATAGCATACTTAAACTCCGAAAGAGAAGAAGATGGCAAAAAAATAACTATTAACCAAAAACATATAGCTAGATATCAACAATTATTTGCTTGTTTAGCAGTTAAGGAAAAATTAGATAAAGGAATAAAATCAGGGATTATTTGGCATACTCAAGGAAGTGGTAAAACGGCTTTATCATATTATCTTGTTAAATTTTTAACAAATTACTTTTCAAAAAAGAATAAAGTCGCAAAATTTTACTTTATAGTAGATAGAATTGATCTATTAGAACAGGCGAAACAAGAGTTTGAAACCAGGGGATTGAGCGTTAAAACAGCTGAAAATAAAAAAGAATTGCTAGAACAATTTAGTAATTATAATGCTAGTGAAGGTAATGCTGGAAGAACCGAAATTGTTGTTGTTAATATTCAAAGGTTTAGTGAGCATGATAAAGATATAAAATTACCTCCTTATTCAACGAATTTACAAAGAGTTTTAATAATTGATGAAGCCCATAGAAGCTATAACATAAAAGGAAGTTTTTTGGCCAATTTAATAAATATTGATAAAGACTCAATAAAAATAGCATTAACAGGAACACCACTTTTAAAAGATGAATGAACTTCTATGCAAATCTTTGGTGATTATATACACACTTACTATTATGATAAATCCATTAATGATGGATATACTTTAAAAATAATTAGAGAAGATATAGATACATATTACAAAAATAACCTAAAAGAAATAAGTAAAGAATCATCTTTATATGTACAAAAGAACGAATTTAAAAAGTCTTTTTTAAAAGAAAACGACAATTATGTTAACGAACTTTTAAGGTATATAATCAAAGATTTTTATAGATTTAGAAAAGTTAACAATGATAACACATTAGGAGCAATGATAATTTGTGACTCTAGTGGGCAAGCGAAAAAAATAAATGATAAATTTGATGAAATTCAAAAAGAAATCAGTAATGAAATAGATGAAGAAGTTAATTTTAAAAAAGGACTAATTTTACACGACGTAGATGACAAAGAAACAAGAAAGAAAGTCGTTGCAGATTTTAAAAAGAATTTTAAAATTGATATATTAATTGTTTATAACATGTTATTAACTGGTTTTGATGCTCCTAGATTAAAAAGATTGTATTTTGGTAGAAAGTTAAAAGCACATAATTTGTTGCAAGCAATAACGAGAGTAAATAGACCATATAAAGATATGAAATATGGTTATGTAATAGATTTTGTTGATATAAAAGAAAATTTCGATGAAACAAATGAAAAATATTTAAATGAACTCAAAAGATTTAATACAGGATTGTCCGATGAATATAGTAATAAGTTTCAAAATATTTTTTTAAGCAAAGAGGAAATCCAGGAAAAAGTTAAAAGAGCAGAAAATGCAATATTTCCAATATACCATGGTAATTTAGAAGAGTTCAATAATTCTATATATAGAAAAGACAAAAAAGAATTGTTGGAAATAAAAGACATTTTAGAAGACGCAAAAGGATGTTATAACATAGCGAGAAGTTTTTTTGATTCTTCATTTAGAAATGAATTTAAAAATTTAGAAATAGAAGAGATTTCTCAAATGATATCACTTTTATATAAAAGAATTTCATTTATAAATTTTCAGGAAACAGAAAATAAAGGTCAAGAAATTAAACTTATAACAAATGAAATTTTATCAAATATCAAATTTAATTTTGTTTTAGCTTCGAAAGAGGAAATGAAAATTATTTCTAATGAACTAAACGATAAGATTCAAGAAATAGAAAGGTCATTATCAAATCAAGTTGATAAAAATGAACCAACGTTTATTTCGTTACAAGAATTAATCTTTTCTAAGCTTAATGAATACAAGTATAAAGAAATAAATAGTGTTCATGAATACGAAAAAATATTGAAAGATATAAGTGCATTAAACGAGAAACTAAATGATGTACAAAAGAAAGAGGAAAATTTATTAAAGTGTAGAATAACATGTATTTTGAGCTTATTTTTGAACATTTAA
- the rpmG gene encoding 50S ribosomal protein L33 yields MKNTNKVALSCEICRRKNYYTNKSAGNQKRLQVKKFCIHCGIHSLHKEEV; encoded by the coding sequence ATGAAAAATACAAATAAAGTAGCCTTATCTTGCGAAATATGTAGAAGAAAAAATTATTACACAAATAAAAGCGCAGGGAACCAAAAACGTTTACAAGTTAAAAAGTTTTGCATTCATTGTGGAATTCATTCATTACATAAAGAAGAGGTTTAA
- the rlmD gene encoding 23S rRNA (uracil(1939)-C(5))-methyltransferase RlmD: MFYTSVKMNNLKENQILEVACQELSYEGLGVSRIDNFPIVVKDFFPGELAKVKIEKIFSKYAKATVLEYVKKADYRNSLDIKNIDAMPLINMDYSWQIKFKQKYLEQQFKRNFNDLNINIKDYQRSDKIYNYRNKSRYPLSVIDNVLTLSTFIRDSDEITDEVSNELLNNESINLFINEILEIINEYYKNSKKQSNLKLFKSIVARVNELNEIQFALEIHSDFDIPKELEKRFYLITNLVEIYIIKKHRTSLVFSKKPFYIKLLDKSFKINLNSFFQINRDVAKEIFNSIKDYAYNSKKHKILDLFCGVGVISNLIYSKGQKVLGIDIVKDAIDDAKNNSATNKIDNFEFHAIDVFKSSSILKKFIDKDTLTIIDPPRSGLNNQIIKFISDNNIDNLVYLSCNPRTLIRDLKEFVQQGYDINYVKGYDMFPNTNHIEALVILHKNKFDK, translated from the coding sequence ATGTTTTATACATCTGTAAAGATGAATAATTTAAAAGAAAACCAAATTTTAGAAGTTGCTTGTCAAGAATTAAGTTATGAAGGTTTGGGTGTTAGCAGAATTGATAATTTTCCAATTGTTGTAAAAGACTTTTTTCCAGGAGAACTAGCTAAGGTTAAAATAGAAAAGATTTTTTCTAAGTATGCAAAAGCAACTGTTTTAGAGTATGTAAAAAAAGCTGACTATAGAAACAGCCTTGATATAAAAAATATTGATGCAATGCCACTTATAAACATGGACTATTCATGACAAATAAAATTTAAACAAAAGTATTTGGAACAGCAATTTAAAAGAAACTTTAATGATTTAAATATAAACATCAAAGATTATCAACGAAGCGATAAAATTTACAATTATAGAAATAAATCTAGATACCCACTTAGCGTTATTGATAATGTTTTAACCTTGTCAACATTTATAAGAGATAGTGATGAAATCACTGATGAAGTTTCAAATGAATTATTAAATAATGAATCAATAAATCTTTTTATAAATGAAATTTTAGAAATTATTAATGAATATTATAAAAATTCTAAAAAACAAAGTAACTTAAAATTATTTAAAAGTATTGTAGCTAGAGTTAATGAACTAAATGAAATTCAATTTGCTTTAGAAATACATTCTGATTTCGATATTCCAAAGGAATTGGAAAAACGTTTTTATTTAATAACAAACTTAGTTGAGATTTACATTATTAAAAAACATAGAACATCATTGGTATTTTCTAAAAAACCTTTCTATATTAAATTATTAGATAAAAGTTTTAAAATTAACTTAAATTCTTTTTTTCAAATAAATAGAGATGTTGCAAAAGAAATATTTAATTCAATTAAAGATTATGCTTATAATTCTAAAAAACATAAAATTTTAGATCTTTTCTGTGGTGTAGGTGTAATTTCTAACTTAATTTATTCAAAAGGACAAAAGGTGCTGGGTATTGATATTGTAAAAGATGCCATTGATGATGCTAAAAATAATTCTGCAACAAACAAAATTGATAATTTTGAATTTCATGCAATAGATGTATTTAAGTCATCTTCTATTTTAAAAAAATTCATTGATAAAGATACATTGACTATTATAGATCCTCCGCGTTCAGGTTTAAATAATCAAATAATAAAATTTATCTCTGACAATAATATTGATAATTTAGTCTATCTATCATGTAACCCAAGAACATTGATAAGAGATCTTAAAGAATTTGTTCAACAAGGTTATGATATTAATTATGTCAAAGGTTATGATATGTTTCCTAATACAAATCATATTGAAGCTTTAGTAATACTGCACAAAAACAAGTTTGATAAATAA
- the rsmD gene encoding 16S rRNA (guanine(966)-N(2))-methyltransferase RsmD, with protein MLRIISGIYRNRKIQEPDLKITRPTTDKVREAIFSSLQFKIQGKKVLDLFSGSGALSIEAVSRGASDAYAIEKNREVFKVLSKNISSLNITNINTINIDALAFLDKTSDSFDFIFIDAPYNEYELVNQSLDKIFNKNMLLEDGEIILETNDPSKIIIPSGFKVYKEKRYGRIDVLYICKDE; from the coding sequence ATGTTAAGAATTATAAGTGGTATTTATAGAAATAGAAAAATACAAGAACCCGATTTAAAAATTACACGCCCAACTACAGATAAAGTTAGGGAGGCGATATTTTCATCGCTTCAGTTTAAAATACAAGGTAAAAAAGTTTTAGATTTATTTTCAGGTTCAGGAGCTTTATCGATCGAAGCTGTTAGTAGAGGAGCTAGTGATGCTTACGCAATAGAAAAAAACCGTGAAGTTTTTAAAGTTTTATCTAAAAATATTTCTTCATTAAATATTACTAATATAAATACTATTAATATAGATGCTTTAGCATTTCTAGATAAAACAAGTGATAGTTTTGATTTTATTTTTATTGATGCTCCATATAATGAATATGAGTTAGTCAACCAATCTTTAGATAAAATTTTTAATAAAAATATGTTATTGGAAGATGGTGAAATTATTCTTGAAACAAATGATCCTTCAAAAATAATTATTCCTTCAGGTTTTAAAGTTTATAAAGAAAAAAGATACGGAAGGATAGATGTTTTATACATCTGTAAAGATGAATAA
- the gap gene encoding type I glyceraldehyde-3-phosphate dehydrogenase: protein MKKVAINGFGRIGRLFFRRLLESGSNLEVVAVNDLTDAKTLAHLLKFDTAFGRLNATVEAKEGAIIVNGKEIKVTAERDPENLPWAELGIDLVVESTGFFTKREGAEKHLKAGAKKVVVSAPSDKDVKTVVYNVNHDILDGNDTVISAASCTTNSLAPMVKVLVDEFGIKSGYMTTIHAYTGDQRLQDAPHKDLRRARAAASNMVPTSTGAAKAIGLVVPEASGKLDGIAVRVPLLTGSLVDLSVFLEKQPTVEEINAAMKKAANETMKYETDEIVSSDIINSTHGSIFDSALTTVKPTPEGNLYKLFSWYDNEMSYVSQLVRIVVYFANLEK from the coding sequence ATGAAAAAAGTAGCAATCAACGGATTCGGTAGAATTGGTAGATTATTCTTCCGTAGACTATTAGAATCAGGATCAAACTTAGAGGTAGTTGCTGTTAATGATTTAACAGATGCAAAAACATTAGCTCACTTATTAAAATTCGATACAGCATTTGGAAGATTAAATGCAACAGTAGAAGCTAAAGAAGGCGCTATTATTGTTAATGGTAAAGAAATTAAAGTTACAGCTGAAAGAGACCCAGAAAACTTACCATGAGCAGAATTAGGAATTGACTTAGTTGTTGAATCAACAGGGTTCTTTACAAAACGTGAAGGTGCAGAAAAACACTTAAAAGCTGGTGCTAAAAAAGTTGTTGTTTCAGCTCCATCAGATAAAGATGTTAAAACAGTTGTTTACAACGTTAACCACGACATTTTAGACGGAAATGATACAGTTATTTCAGCTGCTTCATGTACAACAAACAGCTTAGCTCCTATGGTTAAAGTTTTAGTTGATGAATTCGGAATTAAATCAGGATACATGACAACAATTCACGCATACACAGGAGACCAAAGATTACAAGATGCTCCACACAAAGACTTACGTAGAGCTCGTGCAGCAGCATCAAACATGGTTCCTACATCTACAGGAGCTGCAAAAGCTATTGGATTAGTAGTTCCAGAAGCTAGCGGAAAATTAGATGGTATTGCAGTTCGTGTTCCATTATTAACAGGATCATTAGTTGACTTATCAGTATTCTTAGAAAAACAACCAACAGTTGAAGAAATTAATGCAGCTATGAAAAAAGCAGCAAACGAAACAATGAAATATGAAACAGACGAAATTGTTTCTTCAGATATTATTAATTCTACACACGGATCAATTTTCGACTCAGCATTAACAACAGTTAAACCTACACCAGAAGGAAACTTATACAAATTATTCTCATGATACGATAATGAAATGTCATACGTTTCACAATTAGTTAGAATAGTTGTTTACTTCGCTAACTTAGAAAAATAA